Part of the Triticum urartu cultivar G1812 chromosome 2, Tu2.1, whole genome shotgun sequence genome, TCTCCCGTATCCTTTTATATGGCGCTGGCGACAGGGGACCCAAAACCCGAGTTGGTTTTTGAgcgcccccgatcagggcgcgTTAGTTCTGATCGAGGCTCACGTACGTTGGTACGTGGACCCCTTCACTTATCGTTATCCCCTTATTATTTTTTTTTTCTGTTAGACTAATAGATCTAATTACCTGTTAAGCCGTCAGATCAAAACCAACATGTACATGCCCTAAGGAATTGGCTGACCGCCTGGAGGGGAAGGGGAAACGATGGGTTCCCAGGAAGGTCGTGCCCCCTCGGTTACAAACTGACTCACTGGATTCTAGTAGTAACTGAAGATTACGTGGCTTAAGAAAATCACAGCAAACATAGTTAGTGGGTGAAAGGATTGCTGATGTGGCGAAATGATGAGGTGGATAGGCCGCTTGTCAAGAGAAATGATATAGTGGGATAAACTATTTAGATATTATAGATTACAGAATCGGCCCACACTTGTCACCTCCATACTACTAGTCCACCTCCGATAGCTAGTTTCTCCTTGAGCCAGCATTCAGGAGAGGAACAAGAAAAAGTTTATTTTTTGAGACATACTAGCCCATATTTTGAATAGGATCTTAATGAGCCGCGGCCCAATGTGCAGCGCAGGAGGAGAGAGCAGCTTAACTGGCCCACTAGCCCATTGCTCTGCAGAGTACAGCGCCAGCGGCGATGGAAACCCCACAGCCACCGGCgattccccgccgccgccgtcgttgTCGGGCTGAGTCTCCGGCAGGCCGGTGCAAACCGGCAACACCCATTTGTCCACCAAGACGACAGCGTCGACGGAAACCCCACTCGGACGGGACAGCCGTCGTCGTTGGGCTGAGTCTCCGGCAGGCCAGCACCCTTTCTTTTTTAGTCGATTGAAACCCTTTGACAATGATACGGGATCTTTTTCATTTGTGCTCTCATCCTGATCTGATGCATGCTTTGTTAGTCGATTGGTAAGCATATGTACCTTGTCAGAGCTTGTGGTTAAACATAAACAGTTGGGAATTGTGCTGCTCAGTTTGGCATAGCACTAGTAATTCCTTGATAAGCTGGGAtagagtagtagtagtagtagcagtcGTTGTTAGTTAGAGCTTGGAAATTTCGTCCGTCAGGGAAGATGGATCCATGTACTACACAACGGCCGGCCGCTCTTTTAAAAACATACAAGTCGGACATATAAATGTGCTGCTCAGTTTAGCAGTAATTCAGCTCTATTTTCTTCATTGGTAGCGGTAGGCGGGATAGGCTAGTTTATGCCGATCGTTGCAGATTTGACCGCGTGATCAGCAGTCTCGGGTCTATGATGATAAGGCTGTGCTGCGTCGTCGATTTCTGAGAGCCAGTCTTGTGGATGCACACCCTAGTACTATATATTATGGGAATGCAATTTGATTGCCCAGTTATTAAGCAACAAGTTGTCAGCTCAGACGTCCCTGTCAGTGAAACCAAACACCAGTTGGTTCTTATGTACTTATGGATTAATAACTAGTACGTACGTATCATTGAGGATGCTTTGACAATTTTAAATTACGAGCTAGACGGCAATGTTTAGTTGAAACAGTCCTATCCCCGCGTCACCCTAATAATTGAGCTCCTTCCCTTTCTTTACTCCAACTCACCAATAACACTTGAAAACTAATAGCACACTTGCTATGTATTTTGGCCACTTTCTCCTGCTGCCCCTTACTAACTCGTTACAACTTGAGCCTTCTTCCCCATCTCTGATAGCTAGTTCTAGTGATGGATCCAGTTAGCATTGCTGCTGTAGGATGGAGCGTGACCATGGTTGGTTGGGTCGCTTCGGCTACCATCTCTAGGCTCCTCAACAAATGCTTTGATTACATCGACCATGACACAAATAAGAAGCTGGCACAACTTGAGCCCAAAATCTTGGTGCTGGAACGGGTCATGGAAGTTGTCGCAACGAGCCCATACAGGCCTCGTCTCGAGCAGCTGTTCAAGGAGCTCAAAACTGCTTACTATGAAGCCGAAGAAATCTTGGATGCTGTCGAGTATCACTGTCTTAAGAGAGATATCAAATATGGCAAACTGCAGCCGAGCGGAAGCGTACCTCCACCTAAGAGGGATCGTAAGAAGAAGCTCTGGTCTTCCTTGGCCAAGTTCACTACCCCCCTAACAAATAAGGTACTTTGATTTCTTCCATTATTTGTTTTGGTTTCACTCGGTCCCTCCAACTTTCTAGTTCCATGTATATACATGTTTCACGTGCACTACATCTCTCACCTTAGCGAATATTTGGATCAACAAATACCCATCAGTACTCATGTGTTATCAGTTTCATGATAAATGAAACTCTAGCTCCTCAAGTTGGAAATCCACCGCTCGTCCAAACAGGGCCTTTAAGTTTTTCCTGATAATGGGAGATTTTATTGACTCTTGAGGTCGCTTCGAGGCGATAGAAATATAAAGAGTTCACACTTACCCGCTGCATAACGAGATGCACACAACCCATACAAAACCAACGGGTTGAATTGTCAGCAATCGATAAGCCACACCACGGTCAAATCCTACAAGAAGTATCATCCAGTAGTAGCTTTGCTTGTCTTATTTATCTGAGACCAGGCAGAAGCACATAGAGAAGGAGGTTCAGTAGCAGTCCCCATCAATGATGAAGATGCTTTGTTGGCCAAGCAATTAATCGGAGATAGTTAAGCGACTATAAACGCATCCATGCAAGTCAAGATTTTTCATACCTATATATTTTTAGTCACATCACGTAATTTGTACCAATTCATCGGCCAAATTTGAATTGGCCTAAAACTTCACCGAAATGTTTGCAAGCCAAACTTTCAAAATTTTAGATGGATGCAAACTAAGCATTGCATCATTATCCAAAAGACACGGTCAGGGGATGTGTAGTGGTAGACATGGCTCACTTCTCTTGCATTTGTCCACATCATCAGAAATTCAGGATATAGCACAAAAAGATAACAATACAATAGTAGAGAATATTTATTTCTGTTTTAAGTATCTAATAATGCTCTTTGTTGCATACCTTGATTCTGGCCCATGAGTATTTCCTTACATTTTACATTGCGGAACAAACTTCTCTCTTTCAAACAAGCAAACTTCTTGATTGAGTATGTTCAAATAGAGTGCGTTTGATGGTATTtgtgttagaataaatccgaggcactCCGTCAATCATCCGAGAACCAAGCAATCATACAAGCACGataccgagatttgttaacgaggttcatcgatatggctacatccccggagcatgactatgggcgctcctccccatgacaccgtcacaataccgtaCCCGGTCGCCCTGGACGCCGGCACATGCTgccggcttcccctgcgttccggtgctattatgttggcataggttacatcgtgtgtccccctgctatatatgagaggcctaggatacaagtgtcctacttggacacgactccatatcctatctaaacacaatactaCTCAGAGTCCAATTGTAACCTATCTTGTACACAATATttgacacaactctaacaaactccaccttggcgaatattctctaccaccttgaattcgtcaatgcgtcaaacttccatgtacattggacttgagcttatcccacgagtaccgctgctactccaaagactccatatgactccacctgcaacttgtagtcccttcttttcttgaccacagtcaacactcgagcaaaattaagttccaTAATACTCTAGTTTACGCTCCCAACTTCCAGAGTATCAGTCCAACGTcatcacacactgatcactgacctgcgtgaaagtgaacaactcacatactgggtgtcacacataagagttatctgaactcaacatcaccgctcctttcttgacTGTCTGTCTGcaacttgaaggaatttcaccattgcttgtagtcatcccgagtcaaattcacagttgtctcaccacatgtatgaccaccagagccttggcccgtctccatgtcccgtgcgcatcgcacgcctcgccgctattaccgcgtcgagcctccgctgtcccggtcgagtctcaagggccgcaaacccacaccactcaacccccactgcagagtacCACCGATCATCGCCGACCGGTGACGAGTTTCACgcttccatcagaccactgggctCCAGTCCAAACTACGTGTCACTCGCTTTTCCCCGCTGAATAGGCTTCGATTCCCTGGATCCTTTCACCGTAGCCCCTCAATCCATTGCCGAGTGAAGTCCTCCAGACTCCAACttcaccttcaacatgactccatggtagatgatcagTCCACCCTTGCGCCCTGTCGACTTCAAGCTCCATGTGCACCGTCTTGCATCAACCCCgcgccatagtcttgtcgaagTCACACAAGCCCTCAGGCCTGCGCCACGTGCTTCCACGCcccagaagtcggtcaccatcagcatcacgctcctaCGTCGTCTTCGCCGATCCCACCACCGTCTTCTGTAACAACCGACTTGCGTCGATCCGTCAGACTGTCCAGTCCGACCAAGCCAAACTTGTCCGGCTACATGACACACTCCAGGCTCTCAAATCGTCTTCAGCAAATTCTAATCCATCACATGATAATCTCATCTTAGCTGACATGACTTCCCGCAACGCCTTCAAGCATCCATGTTGTGCCAACAAATCTTTCACCCTTGTCCACCATAACCCAAGGTTTTCGGTTCCTTGAACTTCTTCACCTCAAACCTGGTACCTGCTGGCGCCCTGGTTCTTCATACGGTTGACCCTATGAAAAATTATCTGACCTTTCCACGCGACACGCCAAGTACACAAACACTGCTACTAGCAAAACCAACCAAACTTGGTCTTCACGTGAGCAGCTCTTGTCTTGGCTTTCACTCTTGATGCTAATTGCTCTTGCCTTGCCAATGCCTCTTTGCTAATTTCCGATGGATGTGAATCACGTGTCAATGGATTTTTCCCTTCCGCCGAAACGATCTGTCTCTCGTGCCGCCTGCCATACGCTCGCCCTTGATCGCTACTTTGCCGCAAAATCTTCAGTCGATCTATCACCTCGTCCGTGGAACCCGCGGTACGATCGCCCTGCTGTTCTGGCAGCCGCTCCCGTGATTTTCTCGACGATTTCTTCCGGCTCTTCCTCTGATCCACCTCCAGACAACCTAGttcatgataccacttgttagaataaatccgaggcactCTGTCaatcatccgaggaccaagcaatcacatgagcacgacaccgagatttgttaacgaggttcaccgatatgtctacatccccggggcatgaccatgggcgctcctccccatgacaccgtcacaataccgcacccggtcgccctggacgctggcacatgccgccggcttcccctgcattccggtgctattatgttggcataggttacatcgtgtatCCTCctgctatatatgagaggcctagaaTACAAGTGTCCCATGAAGTTACACACTCTCATCATTTATAGTGTTGGAGGGGATACACCAGTTGAGGAAACAGTCATTAAGAAAATACTCAAGCGTCTGCCGAAACTGCGGGTACTAGCAATTAATTCGAGTCTGGTAAAGGATGCATCTATTGGGTACCCAAAGACATTCTCTGTCCCAGACTCTGTTGGTGAATTAAAACATCTGCGCTATCTTGCCTTTCGGACAGATACAGAATGCACAGTAATTTTACCAAGCAGTCTAAACCGGCTTTACCAGATGCAACTGCTAGATTTTGGTCGATGCCGTGATTTGGTATTTTCCTGTGGTGATCTTATCAACTTGCGGCATGTATTCAGTGGTTCAGGATCAAGAATTTCGAACATCAGTGGGCTGGACTCACTCCAAACAATCCCAGAATTCGAAGTAAGTCCTTTTTTAGAAGGGCAGCAGGCAAAGCAGTTGAGGTACCTAAACAGGCTCAGCGGCAAACTGATTATCTCTGGTCTCGGAAGTGTTAAAAGCAGAGAGGAAGCTCTTGAAGTCGATCTAACTGCCAAGAAACGGCTCACAGATCTAACACTGTCATTCATTGGAAGTTCAAAAGTTGCAGCAGAGGTACTTGAGGTCCTTTGTCCTCCCGTGGGGATTGAAAAACTGGAAATCCGTGGCTACCAAGGTTTGGTATACCCAAGCTGGATGGTGGGCAGGCAAAATGGTGGACCGGAGAAGCTGCATAAACTTGAACTCTTCAGTTGGAGCCAGCCAGGATCTGCTCCTGAACTGAAGGCTTTCATTCATCTTCATGAGCTCGATCTGATATACTGTTGTTGGAACGGCTTGCCAGGCAATATGGAGCACCTTAGCTCGCTCAAGAAACTATGGATCCAAGCTTGTCTGAATCTTCGGACGCTTCCCACGCTACCACAATCTCTTGAGAAGTTTATGCTCTCTGACTGCAACGATGGGTTTACGGAGTCTTGTGAAACAGATGGACATCCAAACTGGCAGAAGCTTCAACACATCCCCACGAAATACTTTTTGTGACCCCGCAAGTAAGAACAGAGTCCCCTTTATTTTGTTGCCTTCTTTTTACCGTTTGGAGCATTGCTTCAGGAAGTAGTTATGTTTGCTAATACGTCTACTATATGTTTGGCTTGCAGATTATGACTCTAATTTGGTCTGAGCGAGCGAGAGCCCATTTTGTGCTCTGGTTTCTTGTATTGCAGGAGGACGGTATTGTGAGTTGCTTGATGTAATTTGCGGTCGCCTCGCTTTCTTCTCCACACTGGATTGGACTCTGCTTGGAGTTGGAGCACGCAAGATTTGGCAGTTCTCCAAAGTTTTTCTGTCCCATTTCCCTTTCTGTATTCTGTAtgttatactccctccgttccataatataGTGCCTATAGATTTTTGCAAAAGTCAAACATTACAAACTTTGACCATATTTATAAAGAAAAGTAGATACATCTAGAGTACCAAATGCACATCATTGAATACATCATGAGTTATATTTTCAGAATGCACATGTTTGATATTGTAGATTTAGACAATTTTTTCTATACACTTGTTCAAAGTTGGCAAAGTTTGACTTTCACAAAAATCTAtaggcactacattatggaatggAGGGTGGTGAACAGTGCATGTTCCTGAATCTGTATCCTAGGATCCCTGACGGAAACAGGGCGATTTGTTTCTACAATCCTGTTTCAATATATCGATGCCTTGTTGGAGTCTTGACTCTTGAGGATTTGGCCTCCTCCTTTCCTTGATAGACCTACTTATACTGTATTACTGTCTTCCTTTTTGGCGGACCCAAACTGAAGATGCATTCCAACAACCCATGTCCTTAATTTCAGTGCTAAAACATGTGGTAAGTACAAATGGTAATACAAAAGGAGCCTCGTGCTCCGTCAAGAATTCTGATCAAGAAGAGTGTACCATCTTCAACATTTCAGCACCTGACATGAGCCTTCAAGATTCAGAATTATTTTTCATTTTGGCATCCTCTTTTCTTGACAGGTCTCCTCTCTTCCTCTTGCTTCTGCGCACAACAAATCGTTTCAGACCAATGCATCATTTCAGGCAACAGGGCATTTCCAGACACGGATGGAGGAGAAATGATTTAATAGCTTAAGGCAGCGTCACAAAATGCTTCAGGTAGTGTCATCACACATACTGTCTGTCCATCCCTGTGCACAGCGTACTGGAGATGATGAACTGAAAGATGTGTATGTATGACTATGCTCTGCTTTTCCACTACTACATCTACATGTGATGCTCTGCTTTCCTCAACAACCAATCGATCGGTTGAGCTCCATCTCCCAATCAGGCTATGACATATACTCTACTCTGGCCAAAATTGTGTTATAAACATTAGTAGATTAGAAAGGATATCATGGTGATACGTTTCCGTcgtatctatttttccaaacacttttgcccttattttggactctaacttgcattatttgaatggaactaacccggactgacgctgttttcagcatactttccatggtgttatttatgtgcagaaacaaaagttttcggaatgacttgaaactccacgaaacgtctatttggaaataataaaagccttgcaaaagatgaagaccagggggcccacaccctagccacgagggtgggggcgccccccccctagggcgcgccccctacctcatgggtcccctggagctcctccgacctcaactccaactctatatatttgctttcgggaagaaaaaatcagagagaagaattcatcacgttttacgatacggagccgccgccaagccctaaaacctctcgggagggctaatctggagtccgctcggggctccagagagggggatttgtcgccatcgtcatcatcaaccatcctccatcaccaatttcatgatgctcaccgccgtgcgtgagtaattccatcgtaggcttgctggacggtgatgggttggatgagatctatcatgtaatcgagttagttttgttagggtttgatccctagtatccactatgttctgagattgatgttgctatgactttgctatgcttaatgcttgtcactagggtccgagtgccatgatttcagatctgaacctattatgttttcatgaatatatgtgagttcttgatcctatcttgcaagtctatagtcacctactatgtgttatgatctggcaaccccgaagtgacaataatcgggaccactcccggtgatgaccatagtttgaggagttcatgtattcactatgtgctaatgctttagTCCGGTACTTtattaaaatgaggccttaatatcccttagttttcgctaggaccccgctgccacaggagggtaggacaaaagatgtcatgcaagttttttccataagcacgtatgactatattcggaatacatgcctacattacatcaatgaattggagctagttctgtgtcaccttatgttatgattgttacatgacgaaccgcatccgacataattctccatcaccgatccaatgcctacgagctttttaCATATTGTTCTCcacttatttacttttatgttgctactgttacaatcactacaaaacaccaaaaatattacttttgctaccattacttttgttaccgttaccactactatcatattcctttgctactaaacactttgctgcagatactacgttatccaggtgtggttgaattgacaactcaactgttaatacttgagaatattctttggctccccttatgttgaatcaataaatttgggttgaatactctaccctcgaaaactgttgtgatcccctatacttatgggttatcaagactattttctggcgccgttgctggggagcatagctctattctttgagtcacttgggatttatatctgctggtcactatgaagaacttgaaagacgctaagacaacaatttatccctcaactacgaggggaggtaaggaactgccatctagctctgcacttgattcaccttctgttttgagtaagcttgcaacaccTAACCCTTCTtttgctattcgttctgatatgtcgtaTGTTATTGATGAtaccacttctgctatgcatgatacttatgatgaaactacttctatgcttgatactactgtgccacttggtgaatttcttgatgaacaaattgctagggttagagagaaagaaattattgaaactgattatattgatgaaagtgatgatgaagacttgcctgttattcctgagggttatgtttttgataaagaaacttctttagctattttagcttgcaaagatagatatgaactcaagaggttattagctaaatggaagaaGCAATCTCTTAAtgatagaatgaaacctgaccctgcttttgctacttcacctatctgtgttactgataaggattatgaattctctgttgatcctgatgtaattactctggttgaatctgatccttttcatggctattaATCTGAAAATGTTGTgacacatcttactaaattaaatgatatagccaccctattcactaatgatgagagatctcgctacttttatatccttaaaatatttccgttctcattaaagggtgatgctaagatatggtttaattctcttgatcctgattgtgtgcatagtccccatgatatgatttattacttctctccTAAATATTTCcatgctcataagaaacaagttgctttgagggaaatatacaactttgtgcaaattgaagaagagagtctcccacaagcttggggaggcttctcaaattacttcatgctttgcctgatcatcctcttaagaaaaatgaaatacttgatatcttttataatagactaaccgatgctttcagagattacctggatagttgtgctggttctgttttcagggaaagagcaccgaatgaagctgaaattctattgaataatatgttgacaaatgaaaataattggacacttcctgagccagctcctgagccaattcctgaacctattcctaaaccaactccgaagaagagaggtgttctatttctcagtcctgaagatatgcaagaggcaaagaaatttatgaaagaaaaaggtataaagctgaagatattaagaatttacctcctattgaagaaacacattgtcttaatctaccgcctgttgaagaaacttatgatcttaatccattacctattggtattgataacccgacacacgtactaaaggtaaattctctctatagatatgataaagctgaaatccctcatactaaaattgctagccaatgcttggatgagtttgataactttatggttaagcaagaagatttcaatgcttattttggtagacaattaaaacaaaatgcttatatgattgaacacttgggtgattatatggctaatgttaaaggtgaacttaaactcattactaaacatgcttctatggttaccactcaagtagaacaagtacttaaggctcaaaatgatttgctcaatgaaatgaatagtaagaaaaatgattatgctgttagagtggctactagaactggtagaatgactcaggaacctttgtatcctgaaggccaccctaagagaattgagcaagattctcagagaaataatattgatgcacctagtccttctaaaaagaagaaaaagaaaaatgacaggacttttgcatgcttctagtgaacatattgctgaaccacctgagaatccaaatgatatttctatttctgatgctgaaacacaatctggtaatgaacatgaacctagtgaaaatgttaatgatgatgttcatgatgatgctcaacctagtaatgataatgatgtagaaattgaacctgctgttgatcttgataacccacaatcaaagaatcaatgttatgataagagagattTTGTTTCTaagaaacacggtaaagaaagagagccttgggttcagaaacccatgccttttcctcccaaaccatccaagaaaaaggatgatgaagattttgagcgctttgctgaaatgattagacctatcttcttgcgtatgcggttaactgatatgctcaaaatgaatccttatactaaatatatgaaagatattgtcactaataaaagaaagatacctgaagctgagatttccaccatgcttgctaattatacttttaagggtggaataccaaagaaacttggagatccaggagtaccaactataccatgctccattaaaagaaactatgttaaaactgctttatgtgatcttggagccggtgttagtgttatgcctctctatttatattgtagacttgatttgaacaAGTTGAcgcctactgaaatatctttgcaaatggctgataaatcaactgctatacatgtcggtatttgtgaggatgtgcctgttgtggtcgcaaacgttactattttaacggactttgttatttttgatattcccgaggacgatagtatgtctattatttttggaagaccctttttgaatactgcaggggctgttattgattgcaacaaaggcaatgtcacttttcatgttaatggtaatgagcacatggtacactttccgaggaaacaacctcaagctCATactatcaactctattggaaaaattccatcgattatatttggaggttttgaatttcctcttcctactgtcaagaagaaatacgatattcttattattgtggatgtgcatatccccgttgaggtaacatagtgttattcgaaatttctccagttccatgttattcggaatgagtttgctaacaagacttgatcaaccttgttaatggattctttttgatgagcatgagatggaagaaactagaaggcacaaccttctgtaccctctttctactttctgttatttagtcgaaataaagtaaaaatagtatttttcttgtctgttttctgatttatccatgcaatataaaaataccctgaaaataaaagttctccaaatgc contains:
- the LOC125540455 gene encoding uncharacterized protein LOC125540455, coding for MDPVSIAAVGWSVTMVGWVASATISRLLNKCFDYIDHDTNKKLAQLEPKILVLERVMEVVATSPYRPRLEQLFKELKTAYYEAEEILDAVEYHCLKRDIKYGKLQPSGSVPPPKRDRKKKLWSSLAKFTTPLTNKVSSLPLASAHNKSFQTNASFQATGHFQTRMEEK